CTTGCGCAATCATAGAAATTGACGCAAGCAGTAGGCTAAAACCTAATAGAAAGGTGTGCTTCAATTTCATCTGTAATATTAGTTTGTAAAACCTGAAACGAGGTAATCCAATTGTCGGTATCCTGTTCAAGTTCAGTTGTAAAATTAGTATATGTTGTTTTAAATCCGCATGCTCGGTTTACGTATTGTTCGTCTCTTAGGTAGGTAAACTGAAGGTTGTCGGCATTTGTGGTTTCTTCATCATCGTCGTCATTAAGCGTAAAAATGAGATTTGTAATATTCATTTCAGTATCAAGAGGGATCGCGATAGAATCGGTTGGCTCGGTATTGCTGTAGACAAAGGTGCTATCACTGTTATTTTTCCGAACTACGAGATTGGTTACGCTTTTTCCTTGTAGCGGATTCGCATTATCTTTAAATGTGATTATAAGCAGTGGTGTAACTGCCTCGGCAGGGTCGCATATGTCATCTCGCGTACACCCTGCAAAAATGGATGCGGCTATAAACAGTACTACGGAAATTTTAAAAATTAATTTCAAGCGTTTCTTTTTTCTAAAAGTACAACATTTTCTACATGGTGCGTTTGTGGAAACATATCTACGGGCTGCACTTTAGTTACTTTATAATATTCATCTAATAACGACAAATCTCTAGCCTGAGTTGCACTGTTACAGCTAACATATACAATCTTAGGTGCTGCCAAGGCAATGAGCTGTGCTACAACATCTTTGTGCATACCATCTCTTGGAGGGTCGGTTATTACTACATCTGCAGCGCCATATTGGTTCACAAAATCTTGATTAAACACGTTTTTCATATCACCCACCAAGAACTCAACGTTGGTAATACCGTTTAATTGCGCATTTTCTTTGGCTGCCGTAATTGCATCTGGTACAGATTCTACACCAATCACTTTTTTTGCCTTTTTCGCTACAAACTGAGCTATCGTACCAGTTCCTGTGTATAAATCGTAAACTAATTCTTTTCCCGTTAGCCCAGCAAAATCACGTGTAATTTTGTACAATTCATATGCTTGCTCACTATTAGTTTGGTAAAAGGATTTGGCATTGATTTTAAATTGTAGCCCTTCCATTTCTTCAAAAATATGGTCTCTTCCTTTGTAGCAAATTACTTCTTGGTCGTAAATGGTATCGTTGCCTTTGTTATTAATTACATATTGTATAGAGGTAATTTCAGGAAACTTTAAGGCTAGGGCATCTAAAAGAGCTTCTCTTTTGCCTTTGTGGTCTTCAAACATTTGCAATACAATCATGATTTCACCAATGCTGGTGGTACGAATCATAAGCGTACGAAGCATGCCTTCTTGCTTCCTTGTGTTGTAAAATGGCATATCTAGTCGTTGCCCTTCATCTTTCACAAAATCTCGTATAGCATTGCTAGGATCCCTTTGTAAATGACATTTGTTCAAGTCTAGAATTTTATCCCACATGCCTGGGATATGAAATCCGAGTGCATTTTTATTTTCTATTTGTATATCGCTCTGGATTTGTTCTAAGGTGAGCCACTTATTACTACTGAAAGAGAATTCCATTTTATTACGATAGAAATATTGCGCATCTGAGCCCAAAATAGGGGTAACGTTGGGCAATTCAATATGGCCTATGCGTGTTAGATTATTTACAACTTCTTTCTGCTTGTAAAATAATTGGTGTTCATAGCCCATGTTTTGCCATTTACAACCACCACAGGTTCCAAAATGTTGGCAAACAGGTTCAACACGTTTTTCTGAAAGTTTAGCCACCGAAATCGCTGTGCCTTCGTAATAGGCTTTTCTTTTTTTCGTGGTTTGAATAGTGACAACATCACCAGGTACGGCGTTATTAATAAAAACCACGCGACCATCTTCTGCTCTCGCTACGGCTTTCCCTTTTGCACCAGCATCAATCACTTCTAAGTCTTCTAGAATAACTCTTTTATTTCGTCTTGCCATAAGCGCAAAAGTACCATGTTTCATTTAAAAATGTGTAGTATTTTTAGTAATTTGCGCCCAAGGATGATTTCTCTCCTCCGCTGAATTTTCGAGCTTTCGAAAGAATAAAGGTATAGAAGGAATTTTTTAACTTTCACTTTAAAATTTTAAATGTTATGTCAGTAACAGAACAATCCTTGTCACAACAAGCAATTGACCTAGAGAACAAATATGGAGCCCATAATTACCACCCCCTACCTGTTGTTTTAAGCAGGGGAGAAGGTGTGCATGTTTGGGATGTAGAAGGAAAGAAATACTACGACTTTCTTTCAGCCTACAGCGCGGTAAATCAAGGGCATTGTCACCCTGCAATTGTAAATGCAATGACAGCCCAAGCGCAAACATTATCGCTAACGTCTAGAGCTTTTTATAATGACATTTTAGGAACTTATGAAAAGTATGCTAGTACGTATTTCAACTTCGATAAATTATTACCAATGAATACAGGCGCCGAAGCGGTAGAAACTGCTTTAAAGATTTGTCGACGTTGGGCGTACGAGAAGAAGGGAATTGCTGAAAACCAAGCGGAAATTGTTGTGTGTGAGAATAATTTCCACGGAAGAACAACTACTATAATTTCATTTAGTAATGATCCTGTGGCTAGAGGAAACTTTGGACCATACACAGATGGGTTTATGAAAATTGAATATGATAATTTAGATGCTTTGCGTATTGCCTTAGAGGGTAACTCTAATATTGCTGGTTTTCTTGTAGAACCAATTCAGGGAGAAGCGGGTGTGTACGTTCCTTCTGAAAATTATCTTCGTGATGCAAAAGCGTTATGTGAAAAGCACAATGTGTTGTTTATTGCTGACGAAGTTCAAACTGGTATCGCAAGAACAGGGAAGCTATTAGCTGTAGATTATGAAGATGTAAAACCAGATATCTTAATACTTGGTAAAGCACTGAGTGGTGGTGCATATCCGGTGTCTGCTGTACTCGCAGACGACGAGGTTATGAGTGTAATCACTCCAGGATCACACGGCTCAACTTTTGGTGGAAATCCAATAGCGGCAGCTGTAGCAATGGCTGCTTTAAAGGTTGTAAAAGATGAGCAGTTAGCAGATAATGCGTATAGGTTGGGAATGCTGTTTAGAGACAAAATGAATGAATACATTGAAACGAGTAGTATTTGCAAACTAGTACGTGGTAAAGGGTTATTAAATGCTATTGTAATTAACGATAGTGAAGAAAGTGATACCGCTTGGAATATTTGTTTACGTTTACGCGACAATGGATTGTTAGCTAAGCCTACTCATGGAAATATCATTCGTTTTGCTCCACCATTGGTGATGACTGAGGCAGAGTTGTTAGATTGTGTATCTATTATCACTAACACTCTAAAAGAATTTGAGGATTAACTAGTTATTCAAACAGTTTTAAACAAAAAAATGCGGCTGGAGAGCCGCATTTTTTATTCGTTTATGTTCTAAAAATTACATTCCGTATTGTTCCAACATTTCTTGGTTCATATTCATGATACCGTCTGCACCTAACGTAGCAAACAAGAAAATTGTATATCCTAAATAGATAACATTTAAAATGATACCAATGATAGCAAGAATTTTACCTGTTTTTACGTTCTGATAACCAGAATACTGTTCAGGATTAGCCATGTATGTTGCGGTAGCTTTCTTGGCCATTACCATGGCAATAATACCAAAGATAAGACCTAAGACTCCATAGCAACAGCAAGTTACGATTGAGATAATACCGAAAACTAGGATGAGGGTTGCATTGGGTAATTTTTGTTGTTCCATAATTTGAGAGTTGATTAATTAATTTTTGAGATGAATAAATATAGGTAAAAAGATATTCTTTTTATAAGTATTTGTTCATTTTCAGTACATAACTTACCACAATGATTATCACATTAATCGCTATAAGTACAATTTTATATCTATTAGCGTGCTGTATTTTATAGAAGAGGCTAAATATTAGAAATACGGCTAATAAAAGAAGCGAATAAATAGCAGGATACATTTTAAATGCCGCTATAAATTCGCCTTTAAATAATAAAGCTGTGGCACGTTGTATGCCACAGCCTAAACATTCTATCCCGAAGAGCTGCTTATTTAAACAAGGCAACATAAAATCCTCCAGGCTTAAAGTCATAAGGATATTTATTTATTGAATACAATCGCTTTGTAGTCAATAGATATATTATGGTTTGTCACAAGTTTCACCAAATAAACACCATCTGCAAAGCTTGCTGTGTTCATTGTAAAGCTTGTGTCTGTTCCCATGTCTGTTCTAGTTTGAACTAATTTTCCAGACATGTCAAATATATGTGCATACTCAATTTCGTAACCTTCGGGGTTCATTACTTCTAGTTGACCTAGTGTGTTATTCTGGAAGAAATCTACATTTCCAGTAACTGTTTCTCTCGTAGCAGCTCTCTCATCAGGATTGGCGTCAAAACCAGCTTGGTCAAGGAAAGTAATAAAGAATCGCTCTTTATATTCGCCTGCTGGTAAAATCAATGAAGCAGTGCTATTACCACTTATTTTCTGATATGTATTTTCTTGAGAATCCCATAGGTATGCTTCAGAAGTTGTGTTAATTTCTTCAACTGCCTGAACAATTACCTGTGTTTGTTGTGACAACACTATTGCGTATGGTACTTTCTTTTCTAAGTCAAAAGGAAGTGCCTGAATTACAAATTCTGACATAGTAGGATCTGGTACCGTCGTTACTTGAATTGGGAAGTAAGCATCACCTCCAACGGCATCCATTTGGTGGAAACCATCCCAACCCCAATCATACAAGTCAGTTGTAGTATCATTAAATATTAATAACATATCTCTAAAGTGTGACTCATCAAAATAGGTATAAATTCTAAATTGCGGGTCCATGTTTGCTGTGTTTGAACCTGTACCTGGGCCTGGATCTGCACCTGTAAAATCACTTAGTGCACTTGGCTCAGTATTTCTGAAAACAGCATCTCCAGTACTTTCTTTAATGAATCTTCGTTGCTGATTTCTAACTACAAGTTGAAAAGGAGTGGCATCACCTACCATAGGTTCATCAGTTCTAAAGTAAAAACCCTGTCCGATAGGAGCAAATCTTCTATTCTGCATGCCACCAGAACCAGTCTGAGTTCCTGTAGGGTTACCAGAAGAATCATAGCTTAAGAAAGGAGCCACGGTATAATTACCCATGTTTGTTCCATTAGGATCACTTGCTCCTGGTGTCCAAACACCAAATCCACCTTTATTTTCTGTATAGAGGTGATTGTCTCTAGATCTATCTTCATCCCAGAATAAAAAACCTGTGATTTCTGAATTTGTTAGTTTTGCAACTATATCTGTTTCTCCTGTGTCGTAAAACAATCTATTAAGATCTAAAATAGAAGGATACGGGTTACCAGATAAAATTTCTTGGTATACTGTCCCAGTTGGGTTTAGAGGTGTAATAGATTGTGGGTGAGGGCCAGCAAGTGCAGGAACTGTAATGTTAAAAGTACCATTGTTTGGTCTTCCTCTAAAGTCATATACAAAATCGTGTGAGCTAGACCCACCGTTACGATTTACACCTTTCATGATAAAACCTTGAGCGGCAGGAGCAACGTTGTTGGCGTACATTCTAACCCATGGACTTCCATGTCCTCCTCCTTTAGTATACGTCCATCGCGTAGATATCTCTAAAGTATTGGTAGCAGTAACAAAATCCCCTTCTCTAGAAGAGGTTGTTGAAGTCTGAATTCCCTCAGTTAAACTTAAAGGAGCGGTATAGTCGAGAGCCGTAGGATCATACGTAGGAGTATGAATAGACATAATTCCAAAATTGATATTTCCGGGAGCGGCTAATGGAGTTGTAAAGTTGTCACCAACTGGTGAACCATAGAACGTATAGTCGTAAGCATCGCTTCCAGGATTCTCACGATATACAGAGATATATCCAGAACCCGCATTCAACGAGTTCGAGGCTCCTTGAATTAATTGACCATCATTACGCAAGTAGATACTTGCTGTAAGCTCAGCGTCGTTTGTATTTTCTGAAAGATTAACATCCTGCTCCACAAATAGTATCTGATCATTCACATACACAAATGAATCGACATCATCTGTTGTATTTCCTGGAGTACCATTATCGTTGGGGGCAACATAAAGTTGGGCTACCGAAATAGCCGAAACTAGCAGCATAGCTGGTAAGAGTAGTAGGTGTTTCATAATTTGGTCTTTTTTAATGCATTATGAGGGGACATGACACATTATTTCCGCGATAAATTTATAAATATTTTTCAAAATATCATAATATTCCTACAATAATTGTGAAAAATTACATTATAAGCTATTGCCTTATTTTTTCTGAAACTTAAATTAAATTGATAATTTTGACCATATTATGAATGTAGGGGATAAAGTTTCGGTACTAGACGATGCCATTTCAGGCACTATTAGCGCTATAAATGGCGCTACTATTTTAGTTACTACTTCAGAAGGTTTTGAGATGTCTTTTAGTGGAGATGAACTTGTTGTTGAAGGTGAGGCTATGACTGGTGTTATTTCAAATCATAACATTTCCGAGGTAATTTCAGAAAAAGAAGAAAAAAAACGTCCAAAGCAGCCTAGAAAAAAGCCAAAAGAAAGAACGCTTCCAGCTATGGAAGTAGATTTGCATATTCATCAATTAACTGGTGCTAGGCATCTATCTAATTACGAGATGTTGAATATTCAGTTGGATGAAGCGAAAAGGCAGTTAGAATTTGCTATAAAAAAAAGAATACAAAAAGTTGTTTTTATTCACGGTGTTGGTGCAGGCGTTCTAAAAGCAGAACTAGAGTTTTTGTTTAAAAGGTATGACCAAATCACTTTTTATGAAGCAGATTATAAGAAGTATGGTGCTGGTGCCACTGAAGTCTATATTTATCAGAACACTAAAAACACTTAACGTTCTGGTGTTATAGTGACCGTGCCAGAAAATACACTATTAATACTACCAAAGGGTAAACTTTCTTGAGTTAACTGCTCTTCACCATTAGTTAATACCACATTAGTTAAAAACAAATTGATAGCACTTTCGGTACTGTAGCTATGCAGCACATACTCGTCTACAATTGTTTCAGTTGAAACGGCAGGATTTAAATAGTCGGCCCCAACTGTAACATCTGTGATATCATTTCTTGGATCAAGATCTGCATCGGTATCTTCATAACGAGTTGGCACCATATCCCCATCATCATCGGCATCCAAATAGTCTGGAGTGCCATCAAGGTCGGTATCTTGAGGGTTTTCAGGATCTGGTCCAATTTCGAAAGCCGTTGGTACATTATCCCCGTCATCATCAAAGTCGTAATAGTTTGGTATCCCGTCCATGTCTGTATCTAAGTTGCTTTCAGAATCTTCTTCAATACCATCATTATCGTCTAAGGTGGCAAGTACGATTAATGTAGCGATACCGTCATCTCCAATGTAATCTTGCAGTACCGTTGGAGAAGTAGGGGGTATACTGTTGCAGAAATAGCTAGCCGTTGGTGCTTCACTAAATGTACGGTAGTTTAAAAAGTTAGTGCTTCCATCTAGTTGAAATGACAATGTATCGGCAACGTTAAATATAGAATCTGAAGTTCCCAATAGCAGTGACAAACTCTCATTGCTATTCGTATTTATTTTGAAAAAAACATAGCTTCCTGGTCCACCACAATTTTGTAACGTAGCATCATCAAAATCGAAACTCGTTACTACAACATCGCCATCATCGCAAGCGATAAGCGTTGCAATAAGAAACAGAAACAACACAATTTTTTTCATAAACATACTTATTTGGTAGGGTAAAGGAACGTATTTCTTTGCAATTTAGCATTACTTAATTTTATATAAAAATGTATTTTTGCAGTTATGAAAAAAGTATATTTTGATAGTGCCGCAACTACTCAACTACGCAGTGAAGTTATTCGTTGTATTTCAGAAGTGCTGAAAACGGAATATGGAAACCCGTCTTCAACACATGCTTATGGTCGTTCTGCTAAATCTCTGCTCGAAAATGCGAGAAAGGAAATTGCGAAACATCTAAATGTTTCTGCGGCCGAAATCATTTTTACATCTGGAGGTACAGAAGCCGATAATTTAATTCTAAATAGTTGTGTAAGAGATTTAGGGGTTACTAGAATCATTTCCAGCAAAATAGAACATCACGCAGTACTTTATGCCATTAAGTTACTACAGGAGAACTATGGAGTAGAAGTTGTTCATGTTAAACTTGACGATTGCGGACATGTAGATTACGATCATTTACAGTTGTTACTAGAAGATACTTCAAAAAAGACTTTAGTTAGTTTAATGCATGTAAATAACGAAGTAGGTAACATTCTTGATATAAACCGAGTGGCTTCTATGTGTGCACAGTATGATGCACTTTTTCATAGCGACACGGTTCAATCTGTAGGGCATTATGAACTAGACCTAGCTGAAACTCCTGTTCATTTTGCAGCAGTAGCGGCGCATAAATTTCATGGACCAAAGGGTGCTGGGTTTGCGTTTGTAAGAAAAAATACTGGGCTACAACCCCTTATTGTTGGTGGGGCGCAAGAACGTGGCTTAAGGGCAGGTACCGAAGCAGTCTATGCAATAGCGGGAATGGCAGAGGCGCTTAAAATTTCCTACCAAAATCTTGAGAAAGAACGTGAATACATCACAGGATTAAAAGATTATTTTAAAGAACAATTAGAATTTCATGTGCCCGGTGTAAAGTTTAATGGGTCTTGCGATGATAATAAGCGTAGCACGTATACGTTACTAAATGTTTGTTTACCAATTCCTCCAGAAAAATCGATGATGCTTTTGTTTCAGCTAGATTTGAATGGAATTGCATGTTCTAAAGGTAGCGCCTGTCAGAGTGGTAGCACTAAAGGGTCTCATGTACTGTCTGAAATTTTGCTTGAAGAAGACTTGCTTAAACCTTCTATTCGTTTTTCATTTTCAAGTTTTAATACAAAGGAAGAAATCGATTATGTAGTTGGTGTGTTAAAAACATTTATTGAGGGATAGCTAGAAACAGTTAGCAGTTTTTCAAAAAAACATTGAATTTTGATATCTTCGGAGTCTAATTTTTATGTCAATGACTTCACCTCTTACTTCAAATGAATATAACGAATACTACAAACGCTATATAGATT
This Rasiella rasia DNA region includes the following protein-coding sequences:
- the rocD gene encoding ornithine--oxo-acid transaminase, which gives rise to MSVTEQSLSQQAIDLENKYGAHNYHPLPVVLSRGEGVHVWDVEGKKYYDFLSAYSAVNQGHCHPAIVNAMTAQAQTLSLTSRAFYNDILGTYEKYASTYFNFDKLLPMNTGAEAVETALKICRRWAYEKKGIAENQAEIVVCENNFHGRTTTIISFSNDPVARGNFGPYTDGFMKIEYDNLDALRIALEGNSNIAGFLVEPIQGEAGVYVPSENYLRDAKALCEKHNVLFIADEVQTGIARTGKLLAVDYEDVKPDILILGKALSGGAYPVSAVLADDEVMSVITPGSHGSTFGGNPIAAAVAMAALKVVKDEQLADNAYRLGMLFRDKMNEYIETSSICKLVRGKGLLNAIVINDSEESDTAWNICLRLRDNGLLAKPTHGNIIRFAPPLVMTEAELLDCVSIITNTLKEFED
- a CDS encoding DUF2752 domain-containing protein, coding for MTLSLEDFMLPCLNKQLFGIECLGCGIQRATALLFKGEFIAAFKMYPAIYSLLLLAVFLIFSLFYKIQHANRYKIVLIAINVIIIVVSYVLKMNKYL
- a CDS encoding Smr/MutS family protein, coding for MNVGDKVSVLDDAISGTISAINGATILVTTSEGFEMSFSGDELVVEGEAMTGVISNHNISEVISEKEEKKRPKQPRKKPKERTLPAMEVDLHIHQLTGARHLSNYEMLNIQLDEAKRQLEFAIKKRIQKVVFIHGVGAGVLKAELEFLFKRYDQITFYEADYKKYGAGATEVYIYQNTKNT
- the rlmD gene encoding 23S rRNA (uracil(1939)-C(5))-methyltransferase RlmD, whose product is MARRNKRVILEDLEVIDAGAKGKAVARAEDGRVVFINNAVPGDVVTIQTTKKRKAYYEGTAISVAKLSEKRVEPVCQHFGTCGGCKWQNMGYEHQLFYKQKEVVNNLTRIGHIELPNVTPILGSDAQYFYRNKMEFSFSSNKWLTLEQIQSDIQIENKNALGFHIPGMWDKILDLNKCHLQRDPSNAIRDFVKDEGQRLDMPFYNTRKQEGMLRTLMIRTTSIGEIMIVLQMFEDHKGKREALLDALALKFPEITSIQYVINNKGNDTIYDQEVICYKGRDHIFEEMEGLQFKINAKSFYQTNSEQAYELYKITRDFAGLTGKELVYDLYTGTGTIAQFVAKKAKKVIGVESVPDAITAAKENAQLNGITNVEFLVGDMKNVFNQDFVNQYGAADVVITDPPRDGMHKDVVAQLIALAAPKIVYVSCNSATQARDLSLLDEYYKVTKVQPVDMFPQTHHVENVVLLEKRNA
- a CDS encoding cysteine desulfurase family protein is translated as MKKVYFDSAATTQLRSEVIRCISEVLKTEYGNPSSTHAYGRSAKSLLENARKEIAKHLNVSAAEIIFTSGGTEADNLILNSCVRDLGVTRIISSKIEHHAVLYAIKLLQENYGVEVVHVKLDDCGHVDYDHLQLLLEDTSKKTLVSLMHVNNEVGNILDINRVASMCAQYDALFHSDTVQSVGHYELDLAETPVHFAAVAAHKFHGPKGAGFAFVRKNTGLQPLIVGGAQERGLRAGTEAVYAIAGMAEALKISYQNLEKEREYITGLKDYFKEQLEFHVPGVKFNGSCDDNKRSTYTLLNVCLPIPPEKSMMLLFQLDLNGIACSKGSACQSGSTKGSHVLSEILLEEDLLKPSIRFSFSSFNTKEEIDYVVGVLKTFIEG
- a CDS encoding DUF6452 family protein, with product MKLIFKISVVLFIAASIFAGCTRDDICDPAEAVTPLLIITFKDNANPLQGKSVTNLVVRKNNSDSTFVYSNTEPTDSIAIPLDTEMNITNLIFTLNDDDDEETTNADNLQFTYLRDEQYVNRACGFKTTYTNFTTELEQDTDNWITSFQVLQTNITDEIEAHLSIRF
- a CDS encoding CCC motif membrane protein, which produces MEQQKLPNATLILVFGIISIVTCCCYGVLGLIFGIIAMVMAKKATATYMANPEQYSGYQNVKTGKILAIIGIILNVIYLGYTIFLFATLGADGIMNMNQEMLEQYGM
- a CDS encoding T9SS type A sorting domain-containing protein, producing MKHLLLLPAMLLVSAISVAQLYVAPNDNGTPGNTTDDVDSFVYVNDQILFVEQDVNLSENTNDAELTASIYLRNDGQLIQGASNSLNAGSGYISVYRENPGSDAYDYTFYGSPVGDNFTTPLAAPGNINFGIMSIHTPTYDPTALDYTAPLSLTEGIQTSTTSSREGDFVTATNTLEISTRWTYTKGGGHGSPWVRMYANNVAPAAQGFIMKGVNRNGGSSSHDFVYDFRGRPNNGTFNITVPALAGPHPQSITPLNPTGTVYQEILSGNPYPSILDLNRLFYDTGETDIVAKLTNSEITGFLFWDEDRSRDNHLYTENKGGFGVWTPGASDPNGTNMGNYTVAPFLSYDSSGNPTGTQTGSGGMQNRRFAPIGQGFYFRTDEPMVGDATPFQLVVRNQQRRFIKESTGDAVFRNTEPSALSDFTGADPGPGTGSNTANMDPQFRIYTYFDESHFRDMLLIFNDTTTDLYDWGWDGFHQMDAVGGDAYFPIQVTTVPDPTMSEFVIQALPFDLEKKVPYAIVLSQQTQVIVQAVEEINTTSEAYLWDSQENTYQKISGNSTASLILPAGEYKERFFITFLDQAGFDANPDERAATRETVTGNVDFFQNNTLGQLEVMNPEGYEIEYAHIFDMSGKLVQTRTDMGTDTSFTMNTASFADGVYLVKLVTNHNISIDYKAIVFNK